The DNA segment ctttataccacaattttccgcggccctgacctcccgtatcCGATCCCATCAGAATGCATTTCGCCTAGCGCGAGACTGGGCATAtccctaactccaggttcacacactgtctgtgatgcgccttttttctgagccaatgttgacggatcagagcgttctcactgcggtaaaaggctagaaataaaaaacgtgcaataattcatgtctaacacatgagcatagagtgaatttgttagtgaacaggatgcagattaagtgagaggagacacgtttaaAGTGTGCatactctctcctcgcaaagcagtgtgtatctgagcaagcacgactggttttgtgacagagcaaaggaaatctgctgcgaacagatagATTTGCACTCgtgctttattttaatgtgctttcgcgttatatttatgcgctctcactgctgaccgcatacacatactatatacacactgcaaacacctgaggcaccgctacaattaatgagctctatgaacaatgcatggcaaaaaagaaaaaaaagtccctgtatacaggatttttttttttttttttttttgccacaagtctatacatttttttacatcttcactatagtgataattttgacttatgtctgttctagagatgactttttgataaagctctgattggttttcttttggaaatatgtttcaaattaatcctgaatgcatttatgactgtaaaagcatatcgatgtgtgtcacaattgcaaaattgattaaaaaaaatcgcgatagttttttttttttttttttgtccatatcgcgcagccctagtttattcaataaatatagtttaaaatctagcttcggagtactaagttattaacccaacaatagcggggtcagttaatttttttgaagtgggccgcgcaaacatatgtgtttggatgtgtgggccgcgagttgaaaaaggttgggaaccactgctctagaccCTTCctattaaatatacaattatattatttattttattatttataatatttattcctCACCTCTTTCTCTTTTTGCCAATCGATTTCCTTCTGCACCACCTCCTCCACCGCTTTGGACCAATCAGCTGTTAGCTTTTGTAGGTCGTCCCGCAGTGCTTCATTAGCCTCTGTTGATTGGCTTAGCTGACTCCGCAGAAGAGTGCTGACCTCTGAGAGCCCTAAACATCTGCTCCGGTGAACAAACACAACTCAGTCACAGGAATTCAAGCTCTGAAGACATAATAATAGTATTTACACCGCTCCCACACCTCTGCTGTTCCTCCTCCAGCCTGATGAGGGTGCTCTCCAGTGTGTCACTGCGTTCATCCCGCAGCATCCTCTGTGAAATGCACAGCGTTAATGTGGCGCTCACAGATCTCCTGGAAAACACGGAGGACTGTTGCTCGTCTCACCTCTCTGATCCTCAGCTCTCGCTCCTCACTAGTCGCCTGCTGCTCCAGAGTCTGACAGCGAGCCCTGTACTCCAACAACTGACATGCATAAGCACATACCAGTGAGAGACTGTCTGTATGAACTGAAATATGATTGGTCCTCTTAAATGGCTAGGTTAATGAGGCATTCACATAAACAGTGTTTTTATTGCAGGCTGATTGTAGAGGCTGTTCTAGATGCCCGTTCAacttgccataaaaaaaaatgtacaaaaaaatgttttgtttaaaaatgttttcttgatGTTAAAGTACATGAGGACAGTTTTGCATAACAATGCATGATATCATGAAAAGGAAAGACAAGTGattatcaattaaaacatgcttAATGTGTCCAACTATATTCCTGTACGTAGGCAGTGGTAAATCAAACAGAGCAGCACTTTCAGACTAATCAATTTCCAAGAATTTTCCACAAcctttccagttttttttttgtttttttttctaaaacttgaATACAATTTTTACAGAAATCATACTCAGAAATAGTATTTCTGACATTACTGTATATGGTATATTTACTATGAAAATTTAAATGGGTTTTCCATAACTTTTTAAGACCTTATTCATTTCTGGCCTAAACATCACACTTTGGAAATGTCTTCACTATTTCCAGGTTTCCAGAAGCTGTGGGAACCCTAATATTACCATCTTCTTCAACTTGCCTTTCCTTGACTATGTGCGCTCCCAGTGTCTTCACTTCTACTGGTAGTCACCCAATCATATGACTGTTCATTTGGAAAAAAATGTGGTTTCCAACCAAGggaatgtaatgttttataattaattaattaatgcatttaacagacgcttaaatccaaagcgacttacagtgcattcaggctaacacttTTTACCTAACATCTAGTTCTAGTTTTAGATCTAAAACTAGAACAATTCAAGATCAATGAATACAGAAAGATTAAATCTCACAGGGACCTTCGCCAGCACTGTTAAAGGAGTTACAGTATATTAAGTATTATCAAAGTTGCTGTGAGTTCAGACCTTGTTCTGAAGTTTATGAATGAGCAGAGCCTGtctggcttctctctctctgccctctcTGAGCTTCCTCCGCCATTCTCGCTGCTCATCACCCAGACGCACTGATAATGACAGAGAAGGGTCCAGCGTCTGAGACAGCTAAACAGCATGGgtacaaacagacagacagatcataAGTTTGCCGTGTGTTCACTCTGTTATTGATGGACCAGACACGTCACTGGCTTCTTCCTCACCCTGTGAGTCAAAGCTTGAGCTCGCGACTCAAGCTCCTCCCTCTCCGCTCTGCTCTCAGCCAACTCATCCTGCAGACGTGATAACTCCGCCCTCAGCTCCGCCCTCTCCTCCTGCCAGCCAATCAACAGTTCTGATTCCATAGCCAGCCATCAGCTgtgagaaataaaaacatttattcagatgAAGTGATTCAAGTTAACATCATCATACAATCTGAAACAAAATAAACGTTACACACAAAAAATGTAGGACAAGACCCATCAGTAATCGTTCTGATTGTGAAAAAAATAGTCACTGTGGTCATTGGTTAAAggaattttttaataattcatcacAATTTTGTTATGAGATATTAAAGGGAAAAGTGTTTTCTGTATTTAGAATAGCATACACTGATAATTTCGCTCACAATAAGGTCAGGAACATATTTTAAGAAAGtaattattgtacattttcatctcaTCAGTGATTAAAATAAAGAACTAAAGCATTGTGGAAACTCAAACATCTGCTGTGAAGATTGCAGGTGACCTGTATCTCTTTCCAGCATTAAATGACTGCTTTTGCACACTGAAATGACCAGTTATGGGACTCTACTGACTGTATGATGTAAAATTAGATAACTAACAGCATTGGCAGTTTGGAGTGCCTCAGACTTTAGTTATTTCATTCAGGTGCAATCTTAAAAGTATGTAAGTAACGTTACTTGAATGACTGACTAAGATATCCGcaacatatttatataacatatatgTAACGGAAAGTTTCGAATCACTGTGTAGCAGAGAGCTTTATTTGCTTTTTGTGTATAAAGTCCAAATTAAAGTAGTACCTTACTTTTGAAAACACGGATTACTTGACTGTGTCCATTCTCGTGTTGCGGTCTAAAAAAACACGCAAAAACTCGGATATGCGTGTTTTTGATGTTATTTTTCTGCCTTCCTGCAGCAGCATCCGGATTTGAAGCGGTTAAGTCGAGTGTTTTGAATGAGAAGCCGCGTACGTCAATGCGCGTGCTGTGAACAGCGCCACCACGTGACGCGGAGGCACGCGTTCTATTTACTGCTGCATTCTGAACACTTGGCGTGATATTACGCTAAAAAacctttttatacagtctatgtaaAAAACATCTAGTCAAGGTTCTTCAGATTTGCTAATGTATAATCAGTAGCTAAAAGATCTGCTATTAAGCAACAGGTTTGATTTTTGATATTAGATAGAATGATTATACTCAATAATTATATCAATATTATACAATAACAATACAGAAACTCATTAGTTCTCAGAtgaataacattataaaataatgtaatttttttaaaatagcatataatcattattttagtttaataatcattttaattatttaattgagttatacagatgtttttgttttctttttattaaatcatttctgttgtttgtttgtttgttggatgAACTATATAGAGTATTGTGTGTCATGACACTGGTTAGAACAATCTAATCTAGTCTAAGCTGATTAGCACAGAGACAGGACTTGACTTAAAAAGCACGCTTGTTGCAGCACATTCCAAGTTgtcagtttaattttatttgtcatCTGTAGAAGATAATTTTCAAGTGGTTTGAAAACAGAACTGAGTGAAATATGACATTCTCTCCTTTGTCCTTCTGAAGACAATAGATTTTAAAAATGGGTCCATGTGATATTCTGTCAACTACATTATATTTCTGATGCTACATCTCATTTGACTGAGTGGTGTCTTTTTTGGACGCCATGTTGATTCTCTGGTCCTGTTATCTTTTTCTTACATATCTGTCTCTCTACCTCTCCTTCAACTTCCTGGAAAGTTTACTCACCCTGGACAATGAAAAGCAAAAGGTGACTGCAAGAATTCGCAGAAAGAGACGGCGGAGGGGAAGGTCAAGGCTTTTCCAATTCAAGACTGTACACTAGAAGCTGAGAAAGACACGatggagcttgtgtaaatatcATCTGACCACTGGCCAAGGTAGTTACAGATTTGTGTTTGCATTTATGATGTGCTTTAAATTCTGTATTCTGATATTacacataataaaaacacaactatATACATAATAACATAACTATACCTTGAAACAAAAGCGTGACTTTTTGTTATCAAGTTCAATGTATGATTAAAATAACAATAGCATGACACTTATTTTGAATTgatctattaatttattaaaaaacacatgaaaaatacAATTCATACATACAATGTTTATACACTATAAACGTGTTATGatgaacatgtttttaatttctgaattaaaactcAGGGTGGTGTTTTATGATTCCTGCACACCCTCATACactgataaaaaatgtatgttttacaagaaaatgcaaTTTTAGTTTTTCCACTTGAAATTTTCACATTCAGTTCAGTGTAGTGCTTGCCATTTCTTGgtcattatttgtgaaatgtagtaATGTGTGAAAATTATTTCAGAGTAAACCCTAcaccaatatttattttttatcattgtaaATGGCAAGATTAGTTCAGgttgaaaatgttatttcaaaatatcaaaaacctataaaatctatgaataaacaACTACTTTACCATAAAACAtcctaaatataattttgtttttaaataatgattaatgtacacacacatatgtagtcaaggtgtaagaaaaaaatcatttttttaaattcatggtAACAACATATGGCATTTAAATGCTCATAACATTTAAATTTTCGATGAAAATTGTAAACCAATTTCATATAAAACAACATGAACACAAAGACTGCAtttctaaaacatgttttcacATAGATTCTTCCTTTGATTTATTTTGGATTCTGTTAGATTTcatttgcaaaaaataatttatgatattgtctcataaaataatttgctgtatttttacaTGATCTGTTATgtactgtaatataaataatctCAAAATACATCACACTGCCAAACGCATCATAAAATGAGAAGGAAAGGTGAATACAGGAGTCATGTGTCTCTCATCCAGTGAATTATCTTGGGTCACTTGCATTTCACAAGTTTATTGTTTCACACACGGCCACCTAGTGGACACATGAaagaaaaattcaaataaataaacaggaagCATAGTTTAGTAAACCTTAGTAAGATGAATACCTACCACAGttatacaaaatgtttattttgtgaatATCCGTCAGACTTGGTCCATCTCGCTGGCCAATGGGAATGTATGGGTCTGGTTTAGGGATGATGGTGGGTCCACCATCCTCTGAGAAGGCATACCTATGTGTGCATCAGTATTCATTTAACTTcaaattgttttttattgcttcatttataagaaacaaaattCTTGGGTTAAAGGGACTGTTTAAACAGCTACAGACTATGTGCATTTCAGATTGTCCACTAATAGTTTAGCAGAAGTATGCATACTGTACAGTAGATTCCCAATACTCACCTCCCATAGTGCATGACAGAACTATAGTCGTATGCAGTATTGAGGTTGTTTGTCTCATACTTTTTAAAGTTGTGCCTTTGATCTGGGAAAAGAACCATGCGTTACTGTCGTACTGAATTCACTGACTCAAAATAAGTGCTGGTTTCAAATACTTACTATCTATGATGTTTTCCCACAGGATGGAGACGTGGTGGTCACGATCAGAGCGGGACTGTTCATGTACAAATCCCAGAGCATGCATTAGCTCATGAGCTGCCACTCCTGACCACATACAGCCTGGAGACTGCAAAGACACGGTCTGACTGCCTCCTATCATTCCTAGATATGACCAGCAGCTAATGGGGCGACAGTggacaacaacaataataacaaaattatatatatatatatatatatatatatatatatatatatatatatatatatatatatatagaattgcATACaggtcaaagttttttttttttttttttttgctcactaaagattcatttatttgatcaaaaacacaacaactattgtgaattattattgttatttaaaatagctgttttctattttaatatattttaatgttggtTATTCTTGTGATtgtaaagcagaattttcagatatattactccagtcttcagtgtcacatgatccttcagaaatcattctaatatgctggtttgaaatgtgctcaataaatatttcttaatattttcaatgttaaaaacagttatgttgcttaatattttttatatatatatattttttttcagaattctttgaaaaATACAAAGAACAGCAATTttatacatgtaaaaaatgtctttactttcacttttaatccATTTATTGCATACttgcataataaaaatattaatttatttaaacaaagaaagaaagtttaCTGCTCCCATGCTTTTGTATggtatacacgtgtgtgtgtgtgtgttatatattatatataatattattatattttatataatgacaCATAAAAAATAACAGATACAATGAGTTTTTCAAAATTATGATTAGACTTTATGTATTGTCCTGTAAACACTAATAGAATATGGCTGTATATGAATGCAAAGGGCTCACCCAGTTCTAGACTGGATGTTAAGGAAGTTTGCTTGATGTGTGCGAGGCACAAACTTCACACATGTTGCAGAGGAAATGTCCAACATTCCTGTTTCTATGGTGATTCTGTCCATATCATCTGTTGAGACATATTTTATTCAATATAAATAAAGACCTTGACATATCTTTCACTTATAACATCTATCATGCAGTTTGATAGATCTTACTCACCGTATACTGGAGAGATGATGTACGGTACATACACAAAACCATCAACAGATCTGGGCCAGCGGCAAGAATCTCCCAAACAAATGATGGCACTGCGGGATCCTAAACTCAGGATGTCACCCTCTCTTAAAGGAAAACCTCTGGACACTGGCGGAGGAAGATAACCACGTTTCACACTCAAAGCTTAATTCCCTGTAAATATATGTCTGTAtctataccgtacatacattgaTTTACTCTGAGGATCTTGTCCATGGCATTCATGTCCTCAGGTTTCACATAATGCTCTGTTAAAGAGATTAAGAATGGTATATTTACACCAGTTCATTGTAACAACCTACACTGCTCACCATGAAATACTAGTTTACCTGGATATGCTCTTTTTGACCTCAGCCTTGTCTGATGAACCAGTGAAGAGttctaatacaaaataaatacatttatgggGCATCCATCGGATATGAATCCTATCATCATAACTGCAGTAGTATTCAGTCGTTCTTACCTGCACTGGTAAAGACCAGGACTCTAACACCAGTCCCACAAAAATACCCACATAAAGCATCTTGATGGTCACGTATGTGTAAGTCCTGGTGTTCTGGAAAGAATCAAGTATTGCATGTAAACCAAAGTTAGGGCCCTTGGAGCTAGACTATATATACTCCGAGAACCACCCATCTTTACTCTAGGCTGCAGATGGAGGGTTAGAGTGACTTCCTGTGTCATTATTTGATATTGGTGTATTTTTCTAATGAAAGGTTTGGAAAGCATTCATTGGAAAGACagttcagcattttttaagactGATCACAACAATGGCAATTTGAAGTCTTGCTGATTCTTGTCTTATTCGCCCTGACCATGCAAAATTGGTACGTGTAGAGTTCAAACTCATTTAAATCTGTAAACCAAATTCTCAATAGTCATTTATGCTGTGTTCATAATATGCTGTAGCAACACGTGATGCAAATAAATAACACCATGCCCTTTCTTTAACTTATCATttttgcattacaccaaataaccAGTTGTTTTAAATTCAGCTTGTGTAATTCATAGTGTTGACAGACACCTCAGTACATATTCATTAGCTCTGAGATCAGCTGATTCTGAACCTTTACTTAATATGATTATCAACCAGCAGTTTGACTTATTTGTTTGCAACTGGCTCGTGGAGAATTCTTTTGCAATGAAAtgaaagcttaaataaaatataagagaaaatgtatttatggACCATGTTTATTGATGTAATGTTTACATGAGgcatcaagatttcaaaatcagcaTAGGAAAGAATATAGAAATATCTGAAACAGCAGGTTACAAAAGAATATTCTTAAGAGTTGATTAGCCATTTTTTTATCAGCAATCTTCACAATCAGccattttcctttaaataaatatgatgttaaaatgttaaaagaagtaaaagcactaatgcattaataatgtcaGACTTTTAGCCATGCAATAGACCATTCATTACTGTAAATGGGTGTtattatgcattacatttatacATTCTATTAATCTTCATTATATCCAAGTCGCTGGGTCCAAATCTCTGTCCAATCTTCACGTTCCAGTTTCTTTTCGGTACAACAGTAGGTTCCCCGTCCTCAGAGAAGGCATACCTGAAATGACAaagaatattattatatagctGTAGTTCATTATATCCCTcattaaacatttcaaatgtatttcgACATACTTTCCAAAGTGCATGATAGAGCCGTAGTCGTAGGGGGTGTCCAGGTTGTCTGttttaaacttttcaaaattCCTCAGCCGGTCTATTTCAATAAACAGAAGAATAAGTGAGGGATAAAATGACTTTTAAGTATAAGGCTATGAGAATAAAGGAATGGTACTTTACCTTGCCATATATTGGACCACATGATGGTGACATACTTGTCCCGGTCAGCTCGGGATTGTTCGTGAACAAAGCCCAGGGCATGCATTAACTCATGGACGGTGACCCCTGACCCGGTGCACTCAGGTGTCTGAAGAGAAATGGTTTGTCTACCACCACGTGCTCCCAGATATGACCAGCACCTACAGTATCAGTGATCAAAAATGAGGAGATACTGTACACTCAGAATGCTCAAGTAATGAAGCCGTTGAAGAGTAATCTCATGTCAGTACCCTGTTTTGGGCTGAATATCCAGGTAGTCCCTCTGGTGAGTTCTGGGCACGAATCGCACACAAGTGTCATGTTCAATGAGCTTCATGCCTTTCTTAATGTTCTCCACTTCTTCCTCGCCTGTGCAGAAGAACAATCAAAACCAAATAAAAAGATTTAGTTACTGTGGCACTGT comes from the Carassius gibelio isolate Cgi1373 ecotype wild population from Czech Republic chromosome B9, carGib1.2-hapl.c, whole genome shotgun sequence genome and includes:
- the LOC127965129 gene encoding hatching enzyme 1.2, translated to MEYTLAIILLFFLAGPCLSLPGQISSRSNFGARRQRRTYSDDIEENTPIAMERIIDVNDYQGVISVDGTNLREGDIAVSSRSHKNCFARSCLWTKSIDGKVYIAYSVSHAYSEEEVENIKKGMKLIEHDTCVRFVPRTHQRDYLDIQPKTGCWSYLGARGGRQTISLQTPECTGSGVTVHELMHALGFVHEQSRADRDKYVTIMWSNIWQDRLRNFEKFKTDNLDTPYDYGSIMHFGKYAFSEDGEPTVVPKRNWNVKIGQRFGPSDLDIMKINRMYKCNA
- the hce2l1 gene encoding high choriolytic enzyme 1 — encoded protein: MLYVGIFVGLVLESWSLPVQNSSLVHQTRLRSKRAYPEHYVKPEDMNAMDKILRVNQLSRGFPLREGDILSLGSRSAIICLGDSCRWPRSVDGFVYVPYIISPVYDDMDRITIETGMLDISSATCVKFVPRTHQANFLNIQSRTGCWSYLGMIGGSQTVSLQSPGCMWSGVAAHELMHALGFVHEQSRSDRDHHVSILWENIIDNQRHNFKKYETNNLNTAYDYSSVMHYGRYAFSEDGGPTIIPKPDPYIPIGQRDGPSLTDIHKINILYNCGGRV